One Mucilaginibacter ginkgonis genomic region harbors:
- a CDS encoding DUF433 domain-containing protein, which yields MEQSDFISIYPNIRFGKPCVNGTRISVYDVQGWVAAGMSVEEIIYDFPQLTEEDIKACLKLI from the coding sequence ATGGAACAATCTGACTTCATATCCATATATCCGAATATCCGCTTTGGCAAACCTTGTGTCAATGGAACCCGTATTTCGGTATACGATGTTCAAGGTTGGGTAGCCGCAGGTATGTCTGTGGAGGAAATAATCTATGATTTTCCACAGCTTACTGAAGAAGATATTAAAGCTTGTTTGAAATTAATTTAA
- the dapA gene encoding 4-hydroxy-tetrahydrodipicolinate synthase — translation MNKFYGTGVAMVTPFDNNGQVDYPALKNLIDHLIGGGVEYLVSLGTTGESATLSKEEKKKIWAYTAEVNNGRVGLVAGIASNNTADVLEQIKAFDNAGYDAILSASPHYNKPNQQGIYYHYKAIAEASPLPILLYNVPSRTGSNVSAETTVRLAHDFKNIIGTKEASGNFDQLNQIMRDKPAGFMMISGDDPITFPMIAMGAVGVISVVGNALPRQFSDMVRLCLKGDFAGAQQAHYNLIEFTRLMFADGSPGGVKTALKQLGICGDTLRMPLFPVNDDIAAKIVAETKRIVG, via the coding sequence ATGAATAAATTTTACGGCACAGGTGTGGCCATGGTTACACCTTTTGATAACAACGGACAGGTAGATTACCCTGCTTTGAAAAACCTTATCGATCACCTGATCGGTGGCGGAGTTGAATATCTGGTTTCGCTGGGCACTACCGGCGAAAGCGCCACTTTATCTAAAGAAGAAAAGAAAAAGATCTGGGCTTACACTGCCGAAGTAAACAATGGCCGTGTGGGTTTAGTTGCGGGTATAGCAAGTAATAACACCGCAGACGTTTTAGAGCAGATAAAAGCTTTCGACAATGCAGGCTATGATGCTATTTTATCAGCAAGTCCGCATTATAACAAACCTAATCAACAGGGTATTTACTATCACTATAAAGCCATTGCAGAAGCTTCGCCATTGCCGATTTTATTATATAATGTGCCAAGCCGCACAGGCAGCAATGTTTCTGCGGAAACAACCGTACGGTTAGCGCATGACTTTAAAAACATCATTGGCACCAAAGAGGCATCAGGCAATTTCGACCAATTAAACCAGATCATGCGGGATAAGCCAGCGGGTTTTATGATGATATCCGGCGACGATCCTATTACCTTCCCAATGATCGCTATGGGCGCTGTGGGCGTGATCTCGGTTGTTGGCAATGCTTTGCCACGCCAGTTTTCTGACATGGTACGCCTTTGCCTTAAAGGTGATTTTGCGGGTGCCCAACAAGCACATTATAACCTGATAGAGTTCACCCGCCTGATGTTTGCAGACGGCAGTCCTGGCGGTGTTAAAACAGCCTTGAAGCAATTAGGTATTTGTGGTGACACGTTGCGCATGCCATTGTTCCCTGTGAATGATGATATTGCCGCGAAGATCGTTGCAGAAACCAAGAGGATAGTTGGGTAA
- a CDS encoding metallophosphoesterase family protein codes for MRTYAIISDIHGNLHALLAVLKDIRKREITDIINLGDHFYGALEPEGVAEIIRENPMVCISGNTDRAILESIERDGTESHKPEMKRVKGELSKQSVEWLKTLENTAVIDEIIFACHGTPTSDNEYLLEKVTDKGLFVYNDEDLIEKTKDINEKVILCGHSHVNRVVYLSNGKVILNPGSVGLPAYLGSEKYQYRFAMESMTPHAKYAIIKVEGDSVAVEQVNVVYNWRKASKAARSNGNENWAQFLLTGRMPKDLRID; via the coding sequence ATGAGAACGTACGCCATCATATCCGACATTCACGGGAACTTGCACGCATTGTTAGCAGTGTTGAAAGACATCCGCAAACGTGAGATAACGGATATCATTAACCTTGGCGATCATTTTTACGGCGCGCTTGAACCTGAGGGCGTTGCCGAGATCATTCGCGAAAACCCGATGGTGTGCATTAGCGGTAATACCGACCGTGCAATTTTAGAAAGCATTGAGCGCGATGGGACAGAATCGCACAAGCCGGAGATGAAGCGTGTAAAAGGCGAACTATCTAAGCAAAGCGTAGAGTGGTTGAAGACCCTCGAAAACACCGCTGTAATAGATGAGATCATATTCGCTTGCCACGGTACACCAACAAGCGACAACGAATACTTACTGGAGAAGGTGACAGATAAGGGCTTATTTGTTTACAATGATGAAGACCTTATCGAAAAAACTAAAGATATAAATGAAAAAGTTATCCTTTGCGGGCATTCACATGTCAATCGCGTAGTTTACCTGAGCAATGGCAAGGTGATCCTTAATCCCGGCAGCGTAGGCTTACCGGCCTATCTTGGCTCAGAAAAATATCAATACCGATTCGCCATGGAATCCATGACCCCGCATGCTAAATACGCCATTATAAAAGTTGAAGGCGACTCGGTAGCGGTTGAACAGGTGAACGTAGTTTATAACTGGAGAAAGGCATCAAAAGCTGCCAGAAGTAACGGTAATGAAAATTGGGCGCAGTTTCTGCTTACCGGCCGCATGCCGAAGGATTTAAGGATAGATTAA
- the lpdA gene encoding dihydrolipoyl dehydrogenase: MQYDVIVIGSGPGGYVAAIRAAQLGLKTACIEKYSTFGGTCLNVGCIPSKALLDSSEHYHNAAHTFKTHGINLDNLSVDFGQMIKRKNEVVAQTTGGISFLFKKNRITSYQGHGSFVDKNTIKIKKTDGSEETITGKNVIIATGSKPSALPFIKIDKKRIITSTEALTLPEVPKHLILIGGGVIGLELGSVYARLGAKVSVIEFMDGIIPTMDKALGKELQKVLTKLGMEFYLGHKVTGATVKGKEVTVTFDNPKGEKQELKGDYCLVAVGRVAYTDGLGLENIGLTVEERGRKITVDEHLETSVKGVYAIGDVIRGAMLAHKAEDEGTLVAEQIAGQKPHINYNLIPGVVYTWPEVASVGYTEEQLKESGTKYKIGSFPFKASGRARASMDTDGFVKVLADTETDEILGVHMIGPRAADMIAEAVTAMEYRASAEDVSRMSHAHPTYTEAMREACLAATENRAIHI, encoded by the coding sequence ATGCAATACGATGTTATCGTTATCGGTTCGGGTCCCGGTGGTTATGTAGCCGCTATCCGTGCTGCTCAATTAGGCCTTAAAACAGCTTGTATCGAAAAATATTCAACCTTTGGCGGCACCTGCTTAAACGTGGGCTGTATCCCGTCAAAGGCCTTGCTCGATTCTTCGGAACACTATCACAACGCCGCGCATACTTTTAAAACTCATGGCATTAACCTGGATAATTTAAGTGTAGACTTTGGCCAGATGATAAAACGCAAGAACGAAGTTGTTGCGCAAACTACAGGGGGTATTAGTTTTCTTTTCAAAAAAAATAGGATCACTTCTTATCAGGGGCACGGCTCTTTTGTAGATAAGAATACCATTAAGATCAAAAAGACAGACGGCAGCGAAGAAACCATCACCGGTAAAAACGTGATCATTGCTACCGGTTCAAAACCGTCGGCATTGCCGTTTATCAAGATCGATAAGAAACGTATTATCACCTCGACAGAAGCATTAACCTTACCGGAAGTACCAAAGCACCTGATCCTGATCGGAGGCGGAGTTATCGGACTTGAATTAGGTTCTGTTTATGCGCGTTTAGGTGCAAAGGTTTCTGTGATAGAATTCATGGACGGCATCATCCCAACAATGGATAAGGCTTTGGGCAAAGAATTGCAGAAAGTGCTAACGAAACTAGGTATGGAATTTTACCTTGGTCACAAAGTAACCGGCGCTACCGTTAAAGGTAAAGAGGTAACCGTTACATTCGATAATCCTAAAGGAGAAAAGCAAGAGTTAAAAGGCGATTACTGCCTGGTAGCAGTTGGTCGTGTCGCTTATACAGATGGTTTAGGCCTGGAAAATATAGGATTGACCGTTGAAGAGCGCGGCCGTAAGATTACCGTCGACGAACATTTGGAGACAAGTGTTAAAGGCGTTTATGCCATTGGCGATGTCATCCGTGGAGCGATGCTTGCCCACAAAGCAGAAGATGAAGGCACTTTAGTAGCCGAACAAATTGCGGGGCAAAAGCCACACATCAATTATAACCTGATACCGGGTGTAGTCTATACCTGGCCCGAGGTTGCCAGTGTGGGTTATACCGAAGAACAGCTTAAAGAGAGCGGTACGAAATATAAGATCGGTTCGTTCCCATTCAAGGCCAGCGGCCGCGCCCGTGCAAGTATGGACACCGACGGTTTTGTAAAGGTGTTGGCTGATACCGAGACAGACGAAATATTAGGCGTACACATGATAGGCCCCCGCGCCGCGGATATGATAGCTGAAGCTGTTACTGCGATGGAATACCGAGCCAGTGCCGAAGATGTTTCAAGAATGAGCCATGCGCATCCTACTTATACCGAAGCTATGCGTGAAGCTTGCTTAGCCGCTACCGAAAATAGGGCGATACATATTTAA
- a CDS encoding CocE/NonD family hydrolase: protein MKKFAAVLLVLICSCAGVFAQADSYAKEHYTKKEVYITMRDGVKLFTAIYTPKDASKIKKYPVIMQRTCYSVAPYGEDKIPARLGPSETMMREGYIVVYQDVRGRWKSEGTWTNMTPVIDNKKGKKDVDEGSDTYDTIDWLVKNVAFNNGRVGQWGISYPGFYTAAGILSNHPALKASSPQAPISDFFFDDFHHNGALLESYFFTYPVFGVQKKDTTSKAWYNDQNIKANTRDGYQFLLDMGPLKNADKYYKDNFYWQETINHPNYDEFWQSRSLPRHYGKVKPAVMWVGGWYDAEDLSGPLDMFKRVNTTDPSAYNTIVMGPFGHGRWSRETGHTMHSNIYFGDSIATYYQKEIEANFFDHFLKGPGDKDSGLPKAFMYNTGKKVWEKFDQWPSPAAAHTKMYFGADGKLSMNQPSSAGSVSYISDPMKPVPYTEDNTTTMGFTPHNYMSEDQRFAGRRPDVLVFQTDVLDNDVTLGGEIMAHLKVANSSTDADYVVKLIDVYPPDEKNNAYMPNKNIILSNYWQMVRSEIMPARFRNSFEKPEAMVPNQKTDVNCRLQDVLHTFKKGHRIMVQVQSTAFPLFARNPQKFVDNPYKANESDYVKATETVYNDSYIDVEVLK from the coding sequence ATGAAGAAATTTGCCGCTGTTCTCTTAGTACTCATCTGTTCTTGTGCCGGCGTGTTTGCACAAGCCGATTCTTATGCTAAAGAACATTACACCAAAAAGGAAGTATACATCACCATGCGCGATGGTGTAAAACTGTTTACTGCAATTTATACCCCAAAAGACGCGTCGAAAATCAAGAAATATCCAGTGATCATGCAGCGCACCTGTTACAGCGTGGCACCCTATGGCGAAGACAAAATTCCTGCGCGATTGGGCCCGTCTGAAACGATGATGCGCGAGGGCTACATTGTAGTTTATCAGGATGTACGCGGCCGCTGGAAGAGTGAGGGTACATGGACAAACATGACGCCGGTTATTGACAATAAAAAAGGAAAAAAAGATGTAGATGAAGGTTCTGACACTTACGATACTATAGATTGGCTGGTTAAGAACGTGGCCTTCAACAATGGCCGCGTAGGCCAATGGGGCATCTCTTATCCGGGGTTCTATACTGCCGCAGGTATACTGTCTAATCACCCTGCGTTGAAGGCCTCATCGCCGCAGGCACCTATTTCCGATTTCTTTTTTGATGATTTCCATCACAATGGCGCTCTATTGGAAAGTTATTTCTTTACCTATCCTGTGTTTGGCGTGCAAAAGAAAGACACTACCAGCAAAGCCTGGTATAACGACCAAAACATAAAAGCCAATACCCGCGATGGCTACCAGTTTTTACTGGATATGGGGCCATTAAAAAACGCCGACAAGTATTACAAAGACAACTTTTACTGGCAGGAAACCATCAATCATCCAAACTACGACGAGTTTTGGCAATCGCGCAGTTTACCGCGCCATTACGGCAAGGTAAAACCTGCTGTGATGTGGGTTGGCGGCTGGTATGATGCAGAAGATTTGAGCGGCCCGCTGGATATGTTTAAGCGCGTAAATACTACTGATCCGTCTGCTTACAACACCATCGTTATGGGTCCATTTGGTCATGGCCGCTGGTCGCGCGAAACGGGCCACACGATGCACAGCAATATATACTTTGGTGATAGCATAGCTACCTATTATCAAAAAGAAATCGAGGCTAATTTCTTCGACCACTTTTTAAAAGGCCCCGGCGACAAAGACTCTGGTTTACCTAAGGCCTTTATGTACAATACCGGGAAAAAGGTGTGGGAGAAATTTGATCAATGGCCTTCTCCAGCTGCCGCGCATACTAAAATGTATTTTGGTGCCGATGGTAAATTAAGCATGAACCAGCCATCTTCAGCGGGTTCTGTTTCTTATATAAGCGACCCAATGAAACCTGTACCATATACCGAGGATAACACCACCACAATGGGTTTCACGCCGCACAATTACATGAGCGAAGACCAGCGCTTTGCCGGCCGCAGGCCTGACGTATTGGTTTTCCAAACCGACGTTCTTGATAATGACGTGACGTTGGGTGGTGAGATCATGGCACATTTAAAAGTAGCCAACAGCAGCACAGATGCCGATTATGTGGTTAAACTGATTGACGTATATCCGCCTGACGAGAAGAACAATGCTTACATGCCCAATAAGAACATCATCCTGAGTAATTACTGGCAAATGGTACGTTCTGAAATAATGCCGGCACGTTTCCGCAACAGCTTTGAAAAACCGGAGGCCATGGTGCCAAACCAAAAGACAGATGTAAATTGCCGCCTGCAGGATGTGCTGCACACCTTCAAAAAGGGACACCGCATAATGGTGCAGGTACAAAGCACCGCATTCCCATTGTTCGCGCGTAACCCGCAAAAATTTGTAGACAATCCCTATAAGGCGAATGAAAGCGATTATGTAAAAGCCACCGAAACCGTGTACAACGATAGCTATATTGACGTAGAAGTGTTGAAGTAA
- the acs gene encoding acetate--CoA ligase, with protein MSSLKIGTFEEYQQAYEHSVNQPEDFWAGIADNFIWKKKWDNVLSWNFKDPDVKWFEGAKLNITENCLDRHLETLGDKPAIIWEPNDPNEKSRTLTYKELHREVCQFALVLKNNGAKKGDRICIYMPMLPELAIAVLACARIGAIHSVVFGGFSAQSIADRVNDAQCNIVITADGGFRGPKDLPLKPVIDEALTQCSSVDKVIVFKRSSTSVNMTKGRDIWWQDEIEKLNNNAECPAEEMDAEDMLFILYTSGSTGKPKGVVHTCGGYMVYTGYTFANVFQYNQGDVYFCTADIGWITGHSYIVYGPLSQGATVVLFEGVPTYPNAGRFWDIVQKHKVNILYTAPTAIRSLMSSGKEIPAKYDLSSLKVLGSVGEPINEEAWHWFDDNIGHNKAPIADTWWQTETGGIMIAPIAGVTKTKPGFATLPLPGVQPILVDENGKEITGNGVSGNLCIKFPWPGILRTTYGDHERCRQAYFATYKDLYFTGDGCLRDDDGYYRITGRVDDVLNVSGHRIGTAEVENAINLTQGVVESAIVGYPHDIKGQGIYAFVIAPDAKGDDSTCNAILASVTKVIGPIAKPDKIQFVSGLPKTRSGKIMRRILRKIAEGDTSNLGDTSTLLDPAVVDEIKNGAL; from the coding sequence ATGAGCAGTCTTAAGATCGGTACTTTTGAAGAGTACCAGCAAGCGTATGAGCATAGCGTAAATCAGCCCGAAGATTTTTGGGCCGGTATTGCCGATAATTTTATTTGGAAAAAGAAATGGGACAATGTGCTAAGCTGGAACTTTAAAGACCCGGATGTTAAATGGTTCGAGGGTGCAAAGCTGAACATTACAGAAAATTGCCTTGACCGTCATTTGGAGACCCTCGGCGATAAGCCGGCCATTATTTGGGAACCCAACGATCCAAATGAAAAATCGCGCACGCTAACCTATAAAGAACTGCATCGTGAGGTATGCCAGTTTGCTTTAGTGCTGAAGAACAACGGCGCTAAAAAAGGCGACCGTATATGTATTTATATGCCTATGTTGCCCGAGCTGGCAATTGCGGTTTTAGCTTGCGCCAGAATTGGAGCCATACATTCGGTTGTGTTTGGCGGGTTTTCAGCGCAGTCTATTGCAGACAGGGTAAACGACGCCCAATGCAATATTGTGATCACTGCCGATGGTGGTTTTCGCGGGCCAAAAGACTTGCCTCTAAAACCCGTTATTGACGAGGCGTTAACTCAATGCTCATCGGTAGATAAGGTGATCGTTTTTAAACGCAGTAGTACTTCGGTCAATATGACTAAAGGACGCGACATCTGGTGGCAGGATGAAATAGAAAAATTAAATAATAACGCCGAATGCCCTGCCGAGGAAATGGACGCCGAAGATATGCTGTTTATTCTGTATACGTCCGGCTCTACCGGCAAACCTAAGGGGGTTGTGCACACCTGCGGTGGTTATATGGTTTACACGGGCTACACTTTCGCTAATGTATTTCAATACAACCAGGGCGATGTTTATTTCTGCACTGCTGATATCGGGTGGATCACCGGTCACAGCTATATCGTATATGGCCCGCTATCGCAAGGCGCTACAGTTGTTTTGTTCGAGGGGGTACCAACCTATCCGAATGCAGGGCGTTTCTGGGACATTGTGCAAAAGCACAAAGTCAACATCTTGTATACTGCGCCGACTGCCATCCGTTCATTAATGAGCAGCGGTAAAGAGATCCCGGCTAAATATGATCTAAGTTCGCTTAAGGTATTAGGCTCTGTAGGCGAACCGATAAATGAAGAAGCCTGGCATTGGTTTGATGATAATATTGGCCATAACAAAGCACCTATTGCGGACACCTGGTGGCAAACAGAAACCGGCGGGATCATGATAGCGCCAATTGCAGGTGTTACCAAAACCAAGCCGGGCTTTGCCACATTGCCACTGCCCGGGGTGCAGCCGATATTGGTAGATGAGAACGGAAAAGAAATCACCGGCAACGGCGTAAGCGGTAATCTTTGCATCAAGTTTCCATGGCCGGGGATATTGCGCACTACTTACGGCGACCATGAGCGTTGCCGCCAGGCTTACTTTGCCACGTACAAAGATCTTTATTTTACAGGCGATGGCTGCCTGAGAGATGATGACGGCTATTACCGTATCACCGGCCGCGTAGATGACGTACTAAATGTATCGGGCCACCGCATAGGCACAGCTGAAGTCGAGAACGCCATCAACTTAACGCAAGGCGTTGTTGAATCTGCTATAGTTGGTTACCCCCACGATATAAAGGGACAAGGCATTTATGCCTTCGTGATAGCGCCCGATGCTAAAGGTGATGACAGTACTTGCAATGCCATATTGGCTTCGGTTACTAAAGTGATAGGCCCAATCGCTAAACCAGATAAAATTCAATTTGTAAGCGGTTTGCCTAAAACCCGGTCGGGCAAGATCATGCGCCGCATTCTGCGCAAAATAGCCGAAGGCGACACATCTAACCTGGGAGATACCAGCACGCTGTTAGACCCTGCAGTAGTTGATGAGATAAAAAATGGGGCTTTATAG
- a CDS encoding M1 family metallopeptidase: MNIKTILLAALFAFAAANTFAQNIKPKYTRADTLRGMLTPLRTCYDVNFYHLDVKFDIAQKFISGSNLFKFTATQDFTKLQFDLFSNLAIQKVTYKGRELPYTREFNAVFVTFPQVIKSGSKDEFTVYYSGNPRVAVRAPWDGGVVFTTDSLGKPWVATACEGLGASVWWPNKDHLSDEPDSMAISISAPTGLKDVSNGRLRKVTDLKNGYTRFDWFVKNPINNYDVEANIGNYTHMEDSYAGEKGKLTLDYWVLPYNAEKAKIQFGKNVKPMLKAFEYWFGPYPFYEDGYKLVETPHLGMEHQSGVAYGNKYRNGYLGRDLSGTGIGLDWDFIVVHESGHEWFGNNITDKDVADMWIHEGFTNYSESLFVEQIKNKQAGQEYVHGTRRAIQNDSPIIGDYDVNKDGSGDMYYKGGNLLNMIRTIINDDAKWRDILRGLNKTFYHQTVTTPQIIGYINQQAGMDLTKVFDQYLRYKNIPVLEFRFEDGKPTCRWISDVNGFTMPVRVRIKGGEYQYIKPTTRFAPVAIDGLTKDNVEVDTFNYYIGVLVD; the protein is encoded by the coding sequence ATGAATATAAAAACCATACTGCTGGCTGCGCTTTTTGCATTCGCGGCCGCAAACACTTTCGCGCAAAACATAAAGCCTAAATATACCCGCGCAGATACCCTGCGTGGTATGCTAACGCCTTTACGTACCTGTTACGATGTTAACTTTTATCACCTGGATGTTAAGTTCGATATCGCGCAAAAATTTATCAGCGGCAGCAATCTATTCAAGTTTACAGCAACACAGGATTTTACTAAACTACAGTTCGATCTGTTCTCCAACCTTGCAATTCAAAAGGTCACTTATAAAGGCAGGGAATTGCCTTATACCCGTGAGTTTAATGCAGTGTTCGTCACTTTTCCGCAGGTGATAAAAAGCGGCAGCAAAGATGAGTTCACGGTTTATTACTCGGGCAATCCGCGTGTTGCTGTACGTGCCCCATGGGATGGCGGGGTTGTTTTTACGACTGATTCGCTTGGTAAACCCTGGGTAGCTACCGCTTGCGAAGGTTTAGGCGCCAGTGTGTGGTGGCCAAACAAAGACCACCTGTCTGACGAGCCCGACAGCATGGCCATTAGCATAAGCGCACCCACCGGATTAAAAGACGTATCTAACGGCAGGCTTCGTAAAGTGACCGACCTTAAAAATGGTTACACCCGTTTTGACTGGTTTGTAAAAAATCCGATCAATAACTATGACGTAGAAGCCAACATTGGTAATTACACCCATATGGAAGACAGTTATGCCGGCGAGAAAGGCAAGCTTACCCTTGACTATTGGGTGCTGCCTTATAATGCCGAAAAAGCGAAGATCCAATTTGGCAAAAATGTAAAGCCGATGCTCAAAGCTTTTGAATACTGGTTTGGCCCCTATCCTTTCTATGAAGATGGCTACAAACTTGTAGAAACACCGCACCTGGGTATGGAGCACCAAAGCGGCGTAGCTTACGGCAATAAATATCGCAATGGTTATCTGGGCCGCGATCTATCAGGTACAGGTATCGGCCTAGATTGGGATTTTATTGTAGTCCACGAAAGCGGTCACGAATGGTTCGGCAATAATATTACTGATAAAGACGTGGCCGACATGTGGATACACGAGGGTTTTACCAATTACTCTGAGTCGCTTTTTGTGGAGCAGATCAAGAATAAACAAGCCGGGCAGGAATATGTACACGGCACACGTCGCGCTATACAAAACGATTCGCCTATTATTGGCGATTACGATGTAAATAAAGACGGCTCGGGAGATATGTATTATAAAGGCGGCAACTTGCTAAACATGATCCGGACAATTATCAATGACGATGCAAAATGGCGTGATATATTACGTGGCCTAAACAAAACCTTTTACCACCAAACCGTTACTACGCCGCAAATTATTGGCTACATTAACCAGCAAGCGGGCATGGACCTGACAAAGGTGTTTGATCAATACCTGCGCTACAAAAATATTCCTGTACTAGAGTTCAGGTTTGAGGATGGAAAACCTACCTGCCGTTGGATCTCTGATGTTAACGGCTTCACTATGCCGGTAAGAGTGCGAATAAAAGGCGGCGAATACCAGTACATCAAACCAACTACAAGATTTGCACCGGTTGCCATAGACGGATTGACCAAAGACAACGTAGAGGTAGATACGTTTAATTATTATATAGGGGTACTGGTTGATTAA